Proteins found in one Saccharopolyspora phatthalungensis genomic segment:
- a CDS encoding mycofactocin-coupled SDR family oxidoreductase, which yields MSRQGRVAGKVALVTGAARGQGRSHAVRLAEEGASIIAIDACAPVESINYPLSTPEDLRETQRLVEEHDARISTHIADVRDQDALRRAVRKGVAEFGRLDIVCANAGIASFGRVWELTDDQWTELLDINLTGVWRTVRAAVPAMISAGHGGSLILTASFAANKGVPNIGHYVASKHAILGLMRTLAVELAEYGIRANTVNPSSVGTGMFFNEETYKFFRPDLDRPGRDDMAEVAAGLNLLPVPWVEPVDISNAVVYLASDEARYVTGSQLAVDAGAVGK from the coding sequence ATGTCACGCCAAGGACGAGTCGCGGGGAAGGTCGCGCTGGTTACCGGGGCCGCCCGGGGGCAGGGTCGCTCACACGCCGTGCGCCTGGCCGAAGAAGGCGCCAGCATCATCGCCATCGACGCCTGCGCCCCGGTCGAATCGATCAACTATCCACTGTCGACTCCCGAAGATCTCCGGGAGACGCAGCGGCTCGTCGAGGAACACGACGCGCGGATCAGCACGCACATCGCCGACGTCCGCGACCAGGACGCGCTGCGGCGTGCCGTGCGCAAGGGCGTGGCCGAGTTCGGTCGCCTCGACATCGTCTGCGCGAACGCCGGTATCGCTTCGTTCGGGCGGGTGTGGGAGCTTACCGACGACCAGTGGACCGAACTGCTCGACATCAACCTGACAGGTGTCTGGCGCACCGTCCGTGCCGCGGTGCCCGCGATGATCTCGGCCGGTCACGGCGGGTCCCTGATCCTCACCGCCTCCTTCGCGGCCAACAAAGGGGTGCCCAACATCGGCCACTACGTGGCGTCCAAACACGCCATCCTCGGTCTGATGCGCACGCTCGCCGTCGAGCTGGCCGAGTACGGGATCCGCGCCAACACCGTCAATCCGTCGTCGGTGGGCACTGGAATGTTCTTCAACGAAGAGACCTACAAGTTCTTCCGGCCGGACCTCGACCGGCCCGGCCGGGACGACATGGCGGAGGTGGCGGCCGGGCTGAACCTGCTCCCGGTGCCCTGGGTCGAGCCGGTCGACATCAGCAACGCGGTGGTCTACCTGGCCTCCGACGAGGCTCGTTACGTCACCGGCAGTCAGCTCGCCGTCGACGCCGGCGCGGTCGGCAAATGA
- a CDS encoding WXG100-like domain-containing protein, with protein sequence MSVLVPAEVRRLFQVLTGEDMTDADEDALFEVAGALESGAATVETLGPVVGDVVGRVRGGFSGKAADRFAQRLEAFGPVLESGGVGLRELAGFVRNLALQVQYLKFVTVGGLLLLLGEVVWAVSMAGLTAGASMAWLAARFAVMRFLLSRWWGQLFMRLAVAQIVGIGLQVVIDGGAHVVQFALGTRKKWDGQLTEMAVGVGSFSALLAVPLSALGNVVGNAITKVLVRGLGDEIDAEVLAAAAKHAAEEHAQQYPVSSMARFADVASKCLDDYTGMSVRAMWSARFGHGLGESLEEGLTEMFGESGYGALSGQGAQWNPFSFTAGLSEAVGSGIGNIAGLALRGGLTPVGRARDIAGGEKDSGSGGARTDTEATGDLKVESGSQPGEKPGSLETRGERSGSPNGLSGVDSGVPVPGVFETPKDAGLSSWYKGDATALGALRDQERPGPPPYSTFPGDDHIRGDVDSLGDYPAISPVHEGEVTAGDAGVGAPPEYGALAHGDHAEARSSGMASQNDYQRDTAMPDDAVTAKNSRTDTPLRDDRLSIGVPGIPVDGVRVAEPAARVPESLVGGSVTDPSDVPGVASDSVVSETIFPVAGVVPVAEDGIMLPEQGAAWDGAAVPSVGAGTSVNSVAGNVESADPASGVPPSLLAEWSVSPDASGAVVSGGPELGVEPVRLPAGSVRVSVPVDVVSGGEVVEFVRGRVGGAGASPVVLVSGKGPGVVSWVQASELARGLGRDVVAVMPGRGPHGPRWMRFDPDGSRPRPIDGPSRTGTTPKRLSEGRDWLDSLANSSTTVPPVEPVRVDADADSTARDTVVPESGMQGHAEGSPVSAGVTGWTVSYLRRAVERAHAAGGPPDVAVRIVQGTHDVVTLARGDADLSLDDVIALVAAKSGEAGRAEAVRFSRELAARLGTEGTGLAVHAGAEQDQVTDFPGSGEVAESGQVGGMAAGLVEVPMTWGLDPAAPELTEDTVWWFDPETAEQAWEPARDIEDPGANTADPAVASEVEPVVGVEVVEPVVGVEAVERSRLVAELTASVNALQGLLPGAPEGYLPGLRQRVELWSAMLGRQGFDGVELAGFRQRVNLAGALVERVRRELNIHRSPDLLPVLGLGLGPGAAELSGADSDRGVGETNPIAESSGRKRGRSDDVVDEGAERRLAGPGGTSGKRSRDRQLREDAVAEARRARSAGEPYTGKELGKKFGRNERWGRARLAELRRDADGSGPESDDSEQVREEARAEARRAQDAGRPHTGVALGHRFGKSDWWGLARIQEMRDAGNRSSPDLDEQVREQARVEARRARDAGEPYTGKALGTKFGKGSSWGLARLREIRDGGEGSGPELGDPKQMRAEAWVEARRARDAGEPYTGLALGEKFGKSERWGSSRLAEIKDEGDVSRPELNEQVREEARVEARCARDAGEPYTGLELAKKFGKSRAWGLARLAEIKYEGVASRQDLGEQVRAEARVEARRARDAGEPYTGLELAKKFGKSHSWGSARLAEIKDEGVASRQDLGEQVRAEARVEARRARDAGEPYTGLELAKKFGKSRAWGSARLAEIKDEGDVSRQDLAEQVREEARVEARRARDAGEPYTGLELAKKFGKSRAWGSARLAEINDAGAAQGSGSGVSAGTGGLEPQLFSDLMAVAEWTQTDPRADFPDLEV encoded by the coding sequence GTGTCTGTGCTGGTACCGGCGGAGGTGAGGCGGCTTTTTCAGGTGTTGACCGGTGAGGACATGACGGATGCGGATGAGGATGCGTTGTTCGAGGTGGCGGGGGCGTTGGAGTCGGGTGCGGCGACGGTGGAGACGTTGGGTCCGGTGGTGGGGGATGTGGTGGGGCGGGTACGGGGTGGGTTTTCGGGTAAGGCGGCGGATCGGTTCGCGCAGCGGTTGGAGGCGTTTGGTCCGGTATTGGAGTCGGGTGGTGTGGGGTTGCGGGAGTTGGCGGGGTTTGTGCGGAATCTGGCGTTGCAGGTGCAGTATTTGAAGTTTGTGACGGTGGGTGGGTTGTTGCTGTTGTTGGGGGAGGTGGTGTGGGCGGTGTCGATGGCGGGGTTGACGGCGGGGGCGAGTATGGCGTGGTTGGCGGCGCGGTTTGCGGTGATGCGCTTTCTGTTGTCGCGGTGGTGGGGGCAGCTGTTCATGCGGCTGGCGGTGGCCCAGATTGTCGGGATCGGGTTGCAGGTGGTGATTGATGGTGGGGCGCACGTTGTGCAGTTCGCGTTGGGGACGCGGAAGAAGTGGGATGGCCAGCTGACCGAGATGGCGGTGGGGGTGGGGTCGTTCAGTGCGTTGTTGGCGGTGCCGTTGTCGGCGTTGGGCAATGTCGTAGGCAACGCGATCACCAAGGTGTTGGTGCGCGGTCTGGGTGATGAGATCGATGCTGAGGTGTTGGCGGCGGCGGCCAAGCATGCGGCGGAGGAGCACGCGCAGCAGTACCCGGTCTCATCGATGGCGCGCTTCGCCGATGTGGCCTCCAAGTGCCTGGACGATTACACGGGGATGTCGGTGCGGGCGATGTGGTCGGCGCGGTTCGGTCACGGGCTGGGGGAGTCGCTGGAAGAGGGCCTGACCGAAATGTTCGGCGAAAGCGGGTATGGGGCGCTCAGCGGTCAGGGGGCACAGTGGAATCCGTTTTCGTTCACGGCAGGGCTGTCCGAAGCGGTGGGCTCGGGCATCGGCAACATCGCGGGCCTGGCATTGCGCGGCGGGTTGACCCCGGTGGGCCGGGCCCGGGACATCGCCGGCGGGGAGAAGGATTCCGGCAGCGGCGGCGCGCGCACCGACACCGAGGCGACCGGAGACTTGAAGGTGGAGTCGGGGTCGCAGCCGGGTGAGAAGCCCGGCTCCCTGGAGACTCGCGGCGAAAGGTCCGGCTCCCCGAACGGTCTGTCCGGTGTGGACTCTGGGGTGCCGGTACCAGGTGTATTCGAGACTCCGAAGGACGCCGGGTTGTCGTCGTGGTATAAGGGCGATGCGACGGCTTTGGGTGCACTGCGGGATCAGGAAAGGCCGGGCCCGCCGCCCTACAGCACGTTTCCGGGTGATGACCATATCCGCGGTGATGTGGACAGCCTTGGTGATTACCCGGCCATTTCGCCGGTGCATGAAGGTGAGGTGACGGCGGGCGACGCCGGTGTCGGCGCACCGCCGGAATATGGAGCCCTTGCCCACGGTGACCACGCGGAAGCTCGTTCATCCGGCATGGCCAGTCAGAATGACTACCAGCGTGACACCGCGATGCCTGACGATGCGGTGACTGCAAAGAATTCCCGTACCGATACGCCACTACGTGACGACCGCCTCAGCATCGGGGTGCCGGGTATTCCGGTGGACGGTGTGCGGGTGGCAGAGCCTGCCGCACGGGTGCCCGAATCGCTGGTGGGCGGGTCGGTGACGGACCCCTCTGATGTGCCCGGTGTGGCTTCTGATTCCGTGGTGTCGGAAACGATTTTTCCTGTGGCCGGGGTGGTTCCGGTTGCCGAAGACGGGATCATGTTGCCGGAACAGGGGGCTGCGTGGGATGGAGCGGCCGTTCCGTCTGTGGGGGCGGGTACCAGCGTGAATTCGGTTGCGGGGAATGTGGAATCGGCGGACCCGGCCAGTGGCGTGCCGCCGTCGCTGCTGGCGGAATGGTCGGTGTCGCCGGACGCATCGGGCGCGGTGGTTTCGGGCGGTCCGGAGTTGGGTGTGGAGCCGGTGAGGTTGCCTGCGGGTTCGGTGCGAGTGTCGGTGCCGGTGGATGTGGTGTCCGGTGGTGAGGTTGTGGAGTTCGTGCGTGGCCGGGTGGGTGGTGCAGGTGCAAGTCCGGTGGTGTTGGTGTCGGGGAAGGGTCCTGGTGTGGTGTCGTGGGTGCAGGCGTCGGAGCTGGCGCGGGGGTTGGGGCGTGATGTCGTTGCGGTGATGCCGGGGCGTGGTCCGCATGGTCCGCGGTGGATGCGTTTCGATCCCGACGGCTCCCGTCCCCGCCCGATCGATGGACCCAGCCGGACGGGGACGACGCCGAAGCGGCTCAGCGAGGGGCGCGACTGGTTGGATTCTTTGGCGAATTCGTCGACTACCGTTCCGCCGGTGGAGCCGGTGCGAGTGGACGCCGACGCTGACTCCACGGCACGCGACACGGTGGTGCCCGAGTCGGGCATGCAGGGCCATGCCGAGGGGAGTCCGGTATCGGCCGGTGTGACGGGGTGGACGGTGTCGTATCTGCGTCGGGCCGTAGAGCGGGCGCACGCGGCGGGTGGTCCGCCTGATGTGGCGGTGCGGATCGTGCAGGGCACGCATGATGTGGTGACGCTGGCGCGTGGCGATGCCGATCTGTCGCTCGATGATGTAATTGCCTTGGTCGCGGCGAAGTCTGGCGAGGCTGGCCGCGCCGAGGCGGTGCGGTTTTCCCGGGAATTGGCGGCACGTCTTGGTACGGAGGGCACGGGGCTGGCCGTCCATGCCGGAGCGGAGCAGGATCAGGTAACGGATTTCCCGGGGTCCGGGGAGGTTGCGGAGAGCGGTCAGGTCGGTGGTATGGCGGCGGGGTTGGTGGAGGTTCCCATGACGTGGGGGCTTGATCCGGCTGCCCCTGAGCTGACCGAAGATACGGTGTGGTGGTTTGATCCGGAGACCGCGGAGCAGGCGTGGGAGCCGGCAAGGGATATCGAGGATCCAGGGGCGAATACTGCTGATCCGGCGGTGGCATCCGAGGTCGAGCCGGTGGTGGGGGTGGAGGTGGTTGAGCCGGTGGTGGGGGTGGAGGCGGTTGAGAGGTCTCGGCTGGTAGCTGAGTTGACGGCGTCGGTGAATGCTTTGCAGGGGCTTTTGCCGGGTGCGCCGGAGGGTTACCTGCCCGGATTGCGGCAGCGGGTTGAGCTGTGGTCGGCGATGTTGGGGCGGCAGGGGTTCGACGGTGTGGAGCTGGCGGGTTTTCGGCAGCGGGTGAACCTTGCCGGGGCGTTGGTTGAGCGGGTGCGGCGGGAATTGAATATTCATCGTTCGCCAGATTTGTTACCGGTCCTCGGTCTCGGGCTCGGGCCAGGTGCAGCGGAGCTGTCTGGTGCGGACAGTGATCGTGGTGTCGGCGAAACGAATCCGATTGCTGAGAGCAGTGGCCGCAAGCGGGGGCGCTCCGATGACGTGGTCGATGAAGGTGCTGAACGTAGGCTGGCGGGACCAGGTGGCACGTCCGGAAAACGAAGCAGGGATAGGCAGTTGAGAGAGGATGCGGTAGCAGAGGCACGTCGTGCTCGTAGCGCGGGCGAGCCCTACACCGGCAAGGAGTTGGGGAAGAAGTTCGGGAGGAACGAAAGGTGGGGTCGAGCACGGCTTGCGGAACTCCGTCGTGACGCTGACGGGAGCGGGCCGGAATCGGATGACTCGGAGCAGGTGCGGGAGGAGGCTCGGGCGGAGGCGCGTCGTGCGCAAGATGCTGGTAGACCCCACACCGGTGTCGCGTTGGGGCATAGGTTCGGGAAGAGCGACTGGTGGGGATTGGCGCGGATCCAGGAGATGAGGGATGCGGGCAATAGGAGCTCGCCGGATTTGGACGAGCAGGTGCGGGAGCAGGCACGGGTGGAGGCGCGTCGTGCGCGCGACGCGGGTGAGCCCTACACCGGCAAGGCGTTGGGGACGAAGTTCGGGAAGGGCAGCTCGTGGGGTTTGGCGCGGCTTCGGGAGATAAGGGATGGCGGGGAGGGGAGCGGGCCGGAATTGGGGGACCCCAAGCAGATGCGGGCGGAGGCGTGGGTGGAGGCGCGTCGTGCGCGTGACGCGGGTGAGCCCTACACCGGGCTGGCGTTGGGGGAGAAGTTCGGGAAGAGCGAAAGGTGGGGTTCGTCGCGGCTTGCGGAGATCAAGGATGAGGGGGATGTGAGTCGGCCGGAATTGAATGAGCAGGTGCGGGAGGAGGCTCGTGTGGAGGCGCGCTGTGCGCGTGACGCGGGTGAGCCCTATACCGGACTGGAGTTGGCGAAGAAGTTCGGGAAAAGCCGCGCGTGGGGTTTGGCGCGGCTTGCGGAGATCAAGTATGAGGGTGTTGCGAGTCGGCAGGATTTGGGTGAGCAGGTGCGGGCGGAGGCTCGTGTGGAGGCGCGTCGTGCGCGTGACGCGGGTGAGCCCTATACCGGACTGGAGTTGGCGAAGAAGTTCGGGAAGAGCCACTCGTGGGGTTCGGCGCGGCTTGCGGAGATCAAGGATGAGGGTGTTGCGAGTCGGCAGGATTTGGGTGAGCAGGTGCGGGCGGAGGCTCGTGTGGAGGCGCGTCGTGCGCGTGACGCGGGTGAGCCCTATACCGGACTGGAGTTGGCGAAGAAGTTCGGGAAAAGCCGCGCGTGGGGTTCGGCGCGGCTTGCGGAGATCAAGGATGAGGGGGATGTGAGTCGGCAGGATTTGGCTGAGCAGGTGCGGGAAGAGGCTCGTGTGGAGGCGCGTCGTGCGCGTGACGCGGGTGAGCCCTATACCGGACTGGAGTTGGCGAAGAAGTTCGGGAAGAGCCGCGCGTGGGGTTCGGCGCGGCTTGCGGAGATCAACGACGCCGGTGCTGCGCAGGGTTCTGGGAGTGGTGTGTCGGCAGGGACTGGGGGCCTGGAGCCGCAGCTGTTTTCCGATTTGATGGCGGTGGCTGAGTGGACGCAGACGGACCCGCGTGCGGATTTTCCGGATCTTGAGGTGTAA
- a CDS encoding YVTN family beta-propeller repeat protein, with the protein MRVRKALLVMIGILGLVVAGCSAPELDRKVLADVPEPAALPPVPVPVQTDVLPGMPPLLDPGDVYAATRPGRLSEAMNGVRNLVYVPNSEDNTVSVIDPNTFKVVDTFPGGNEPQHVVPSYDLKTLYVTADKVPAGTLTPIDPKTGKPGAPRQIQDPYNLYFTPDGKSAIVVAEFYKRLDFYDPHTWQAQGQLQVPDCAGVNHMDFTANGKLALVTCEFANKMIVLDVAGRRQLHTFKLDRAPNGMPQDSRLTPDGRTFYVADMMAGGVYLFDGAASRQIGFVPTGKGAHGIYFSRDSRRAFISNRGEGSVSVLDTTTHQPIAKWHIPGGGSPDMGGVSADGKQLWLSGRYRSEVYVIDTESGHLLARIRVGAGPHGLTYMPQPGRYSLGHTSNLR; encoded by the coding sequence ATGCGGGTCAGGAAAGCGCTTCTAGTGATGATCGGCATTCTCGGATTGGTGGTGGCAGGCTGCAGCGCCCCGGAATTGGACCGCAAGGTGCTCGCCGACGTGCCCGAGCCGGCGGCTCTTCCGCCGGTGCCGGTGCCGGTGCAGACCGACGTCCTGCCGGGAATGCCGCCCCTGCTCGACCCCGGTGACGTGTACGCGGCGACGCGCCCCGGCCGACTGTCGGAAGCCATGAACGGGGTGCGCAACCTGGTGTACGTGCCCAATAGCGAGGACAACACGGTGTCGGTGATCGACCCGAACACCTTCAAGGTCGTCGACACGTTCCCCGGGGGAAACGAGCCGCAACATGTGGTTCCGTCCTATGACCTGAAGACGCTCTATGTCACTGCGGACAAGGTGCCCGCCGGGACGCTCACACCCATCGATCCGAAGACCGGCAAGCCCGGTGCCCCAAGGCAGATCCAGGACCCTTACAACCTGTACTTCACCCCGGACGGCAAGTCGGCCATTGTCGTCGCCGAGTTCTACAAGCGACTGGATTTCTACGATCCGCACACCTGGCAGGCGCAGGGACAGTTGCAGGTGCCGGACTGTGCCGGGGTCAACCACATGGATTTCACCGCCAACGGCAAGCTCGCGCTGGTGACGTGCGAGTTCGCCAACAAGATGATCGTGCTCGACGTCGCCGGGCGCCGACAGCTACACACCTTCAAGCTTGACCGCGCGCCCAACGGGATGCCACAGGACAGCCGGTTGACGCCGGATGGCAGGACGTTCTACGTGGCCGACATGATGGCCGGGGGCGTCTATCTATTCGACGGTGCGGCAAGCCGGCAGATCGGCTTTGTGCCCACCGGCAAAGGCGCGCACGGAATCTACTTCTCCCGTGATTCCCGGCGGGCGTTCATCTCCAACCGCGGGGAGGGCAGTGTGTCGGTCCTGGACACCACCACGCACCAGCCCATCGCCAAGTGGCACATCCCCGGCGGCGGAAGCCCGGACATGGGTGGGGTTTCCGCCGACGGCAAGCAGTTGTGGTTGTCCGGCAGGTACCGCAGCGAGGTCTACGTGATCGACACCGAAAGCGGGCACCTGCTGGCCCGCATCCGCGTCGGCGCCGGCCCGCACGGGCTGACCTACATGCCGCAGCCAGGTCGATACTCCCTCGGGCACACCAGCAACCTCCGATGA
- a CDS encoding helix-turn-helix transcriptional regulator gives MDGGTTAKIRVAIFAPNPLTRAGLAQCLDQQQHIQTTFEDAEVLVVAMETAEAATLESLRGLRPNATTPLLLVVQNRWHADIATAVELGVRAILWHRQFSTIAFAQAIRAVGGGGGFLPASLQGALMEQVQRTYRDVLAPQDMTASGVTNRETDVLRLVSEGFDLEEIAQKLHFSERTIKNILYKFMKRFDLNNRTHAVAYAIRAGLI, from the coding sequence ATGGATGGCGGAACAACAGCGAAGATCCGCGTGGCCATTTTCGCACCGAACCCGCTGACTCGTGCGGGACTGGCCCAGTGCTTGGACCAGCAACAGCACATCCAGACCACCTTCGAAGACGCCGAGGTCTTAGTCGTCGCCATGGAAACCGCTGAAGCAGCCACCTTGGAATCCCTCCGGGGCCTGCGCCCCAACGCCACCACACCGCTGCTCCTCGTGGTGCAGAACCGTTGGCACGCGGACATTGCCACGGCGGTCGAACTGGGCGTGCGCGCCATTCTGTGGCATCGCCAATTCTCCACCATTGCCTTTGCCCAAGCCATTCGCGCAGTCGGCGGCGGTGGCGGGTTTCTCCCCGCCTCGCTGCAAGGCGCGCTCATGGAGCAGGTCCAGCGGACCTACCGCGACGTGCTCGCACCGCAAGATATGACTGCCTCGGGTGTCACGAATCGCGAAACCGATGTGCTGCGGCTCGTCTCCGAAGGATTCGATCTCGAGGAGATAGCGCAAAAACTCCACTTCTCCGAACGCACCATCAAGAACATCCTTTACAAATTCATGAAACGATTCGATCTCAACAACCGCACCCACGCCGTCGCCTACGCAATCCGCGCGGGCCTCATCTGA
- a CDS encoding GGDEF domain-containing protein yields MNPASVGFVAATALGWAFTGVHVTSLRRRLRTDPLTGLGNRLALQRIARRSSRSPGRRVAVLLLDLNGFKPVNDTFGHCVGDRVLIEIGRRLRAYQGPGRLAVRLSGDEFAFWISNAPDDQTVEQLRHDLAAAIAEPLCVDDHPITITASIGTAATTDPLARVEDLLEPADKTMYREKHRYVGEQRRLRIDSRSRRRREEVA; encoded by the coding sequence ATGAACCCCGCCAGCGTCGGTTTCGTGGCCGCCACCGCCCTCGGGTGGGCCTTCACCGGCGTCCACGTCACGAGCCTGCGACGCCGCCTGCGCACCGACCCGCTGACCGGACTCGGCAACAGGTTGGCGTTACAACGGATTGCCCGGCGCAGCTCGCGCTCTCCTGGCCGCCGCGTCGCGGTCCTGTTGCTGGATCTCAACGGGTTCAAGCCCGTCAACGACACCTTCGGCCACTGCGTCGGCGACCGGGTCCTCATCGAGATCGGCCGCCGCCTGCGGGCGTACCAGGGGCCCGGCCGCCTCGCCGTTCGGCTCTCTGGCGACGAATTCGCCTTCTGGATCAGCAACGCGCCGGACGACCAAACAGTCGAGCAGCTGCGCCATGACCTTGCCGCCGCCATCGCCGAGCCGCTGTGCGTCGACGATCACCCGATCACCATCACCGCCAGCATCGGTACCGCCGCTACGACCGATCCGCTGGCCCGCGTGGAGGACCTGCTGGAGCCCGCGGACAAGACGATGTACCGGGAAAAGCACCGGTATGTCGGCGAGCAGCGCCGGCTGCGGATTGATTCGCGGTCGCGGCGTCGGCGGGAGGAGGTCGCGTGA
- a CDS encoding ATP-binding protein — protein MPTNCRSDSEYEHRGSVGTRPSGQLPDSRGFVGRRRELSEIRTILGNSGLVTLTGVGGVGKTSLALRVGAQARRAFPDGVWFVDLTKIRDPELLGWEMDSSEFVAHVVAMELGAAEPTLPGLLDHLADRDLLLILDNCEHMIPGCGLLANALLRTCPRLRILATSREPLRIHGEMTYPVPPLSTPHPDNQPTLADLIESEAAALFTTRAKAAVPTFELTETNYRAVAGICHRLDGVPLAIELAAAWLPTLSPQQILDRLIDRFLLLTRGSRTAPDRQKTLRACLDWSFELCTKPERTLWSRLSVFVGGCELDAVEGICTDDELPQAALLDVIAGLIDKSILICEDHGTTKRFRMLETVHHYGEQHLHHTGEYDTLRRRHRDWYQNLVARARAEWVSDQQGHWLNRIRSVLSNLRAAVEFCLGQPGEAHEAMRLVVTLPWPCWWGLGLFTEGRRWLHLALAQAPQPTVVRAKALLLDAELAIAQGDTDIAQGLLDQGNRLAQRLGDPLTLAYAAHVQGMGALFAGDLPAAAHALHRARTILAHTDEPDPNLALLTLLPSGVTAGLQGDHDLVQECRRHILAITHAGPAFRQAMWLVGVAAWADGNITEAGHYQEEYLRFSQEQGLNPLAAARSLEVLAWVSAKQRQYQRAATLLGAAGALFRDVGTSFRAFKHLVGFHQTCAQETREALADTVFEDTVERGRNLTYEGMLAYVLGEKRPEPAPAGQVTALLTRREREVADLVAQGHSNKEIAAALVISLRTAETHVENILRKLGFTSRSQVAAWAYAQRRTGDNA, from the coding sequence ATGCCTACTAACTGTCGGTCCGACTCCGAGTATGAGCACCGCGGCTCGGTGGGCACGCGCCCCAGCGGGCAGCTACCTGATTCGCGCGGCTTTGTCGGGCGTAGGCGTGAGTTGAGCGAGATCCGGACGATCCTGGGCAACTCCGGGCTGGTGACCCTGACCGGCGTCGGCGGCGTGGGCAAGACCAGCCTGGCGCTACGGGTCGGCGCCCAGGCCCGCCGCGCCTTTCCCGACGGCGTGTGGTTCGTCGACCTGACCAAGATCCGCGACCCGGAACTACTGGGCTGGGAAATGGACAGCTCCGAATTCGTCGCCCACGTCGTGGCCATGGAACTAGGCGCAGCCGAACCCACCCTGCCCGGACTACTCGACCACCTCGCCGACCGAGACCTCCTGCTGATCCTGGACAACTGCGAACACATGATCCCCGGATGCGGACTGCTGGCCAACGCCCTACTGCGCACCTGCCCACGCCTGCGCATCCTGGCCACCAGCCGCGAACCACTGCGCATCCACGGCGAAATGACCTACCCCGTACCACCCCTGTCCACCCCCCACCCCGACAACCAACCCACCCTGGCCGACCTCATCGAATCCGAAGCCGCCGCCCTGTTCACCACCCGAGCCAAAGCCGCCGTGCCCACCTTCGAACTCACCGAAACCAACTACCGCGCCGTAGCCGGCATCTGCCACCGCCTCGACGGCGTACCCCTGGCCATCGAACTGGCCGCAGCCTGGCTCCCGACACTGAGCCCCCAGCAGATCCTCGACCGCCTCATCGACAGATTCCTCCTACTCACCCGCGGCAGCCGCACCGCACCCGACCGCCAGAAAACCCTCCGAGCCTGCCTGGACTGGTCCTTCGAACTCTGCACCAAACCCGAACGCACCCTCTGGAGCCGCCTATCGGTCTTCGTCGGCGGCTGCGAACTCGACGCCGTCGAAGGCATCTGCACCGACGACGAACTCCCCCAAGCCGCCCTCCTGGACGTCATCGCCGGACTCATCGACAAATCCATCCTCATCTGCGAAGACCACGGCACCACCAAACGCTTCCGCATGCTGGAAACCGTCCACCACTACGGCGAACAACACCTCCACCACACCGGCGAATACGACACCCTGCGCCGCCGCCACCGCGACTGGTACCAGAACCTGGTCGCCCGCGCACGCGCCGAATGGGTCAGCGACCAGCAAGGACACTGGCTCAACCGCATCCGCAGCGTACTGTCCAACCTCCGCGCCGCCGTCGAATTCTGCCTCGGCCAACCCGGCGAAGCCCACGAAGCCATGCGCCTGGTCGTCACCCTGCCCTGGCCCTGCTGGTGGGGCCTGGGTCTGTTCACCGAAGGCCGACGCTGGCTCCACCTGGCCCTGGCCCAAGCACCCCAACCCACCGTCGTCCGCGCCAAAGCCCTCCTCCTCGACGCCGAACTGGCCATCGCCCAAGGCGACACCGACATCGCCCAAGGACTACTCGACCAAGGAAACCGACTCGCCCAACGACTCGGCGACCCCCTCACCCTCGCCTACGCCGCCCACGTCCAAGGCATGGGCGCCCTGTTCGCCGGCGACCTGCCCGCCGCCGCCCACGCCCTGCACCGAGCACGCACGATCCTCGCCCACACCGACGAACCCGACCCCAACCTCGCCCTGCTGACCCTGCTGCCCTCCGGCGTCACCGCCGGACTACAAGGCGACCACGACCTCGTCCAGGAATGCCGCCGGCACATCCTCGCCATCACCCACGCAGGACCCGCATTCCGCCAGGCCATGTGGCTCGTCGGAGTCGCCGCCTGGGCCGACGGCAACATCACCGAAGCCGGCCACTACCAAGAGGAATACCTCCGCTTCAGCCAAGAACAAGGCCTCAATCCGCTCGCCGCTGCGCGGTCCCTGGAGGTGCTGGCCTGGGTCTCAGCCAAGCAGCGACAGTACCAACGGGCCGCCACCCTGCTCGGCGCCGCCGGAGCCCTCTTCCGCGACGTCGGCACGTCGTTCCGCGCTTTCAAACATTTGGTTGGCTTTCACCAAACATGTGCGCAGGAAACGCGCGAAGCACTGGCCGACACCGTATTCGAGGACACCGTGGAGCGCGGTCGCAATCTCACGTATGAGGGCATGCTCGCATACGTTCTCGGGGAGAAGCGGCCGGAACCGGCACCGGCCGGACAGGTCACGGCCCTGCTGACCCGCCGCGAACGAGAAGTCGCCGACCTAGTCGCCCAAGGACACAGCAACAAGGAAATCGCCGCCGCGCTCGTCATCTCCCTACGCACGGCCGAAACCCACGTCGAAAACATCCTCCGCAAACTCGGTTTCACCTCCCGCTCCCAGGTGGCCGCTTGGGCATACGCCCAGCGACGCACTGGCGACAACGCGTGA